The sequence GGTTGAAGAAGGCCGAAAGTGAtttctaatgcctttatcatatccaaataaatacacatttttGTGGCCTCGATGTGGTTCAAggcaagttctaggaagacaaagCCATAGAAGTGTTATTCGctcaagaaagaataaagatTTTTTATGGACATATCAGGCTCAAGATCTCACGAGGTATGTTTTACTCCACTAATCCTACATCAGAAGATTTTAACCCAAGTCATTTTGGTGAAGACAAGTTTTCAACTTATGTACTATCCTCAAACATAAAACATGTATTCTTTTTGCACATAGCACTATCAAGCCAAGAGTCGTCTAAATTGAAAGGGTTTTATCATGCCAAAGTTTTTTCACCAAAATTTGCCAAAAAGTTTCTCTTTTCAAGtcaacttgaaaaagaaaaagcaaaaattttcgCTAGGcacaaagaaaattcatcTACCACCAAtcatatcaacaaaaattatcatGTATAAGCTCAAGAACcacacccccacacttaaaatTCACATTGTCCTCAATGTGGACATTGACATGCAACTtaaggattaaaaattaaaatgagagagagtttAAGGAAGCGTCCCTGAGTGCATGCCGTGAAGAGTTCATGGCGTGGTTGGGCTGGTGGCGGCAACTTCATATGAATTGAGAGGGGGAGAGATCTTGGTGGTAGGTGAAATTGCTGCGAGAgaaagtgagagagagagttaatGAAGATAAAGATGAAGTTAGAGAAAATCTtggtaaaatatatgaatagaaGTGGAAAGATTTTGACTGATTTCCttcttcattttgattttttgaatttttgatttttttatcataaataaaaataaaaataaaaataaaaataataataaaaaaaataaatgaaagtaaatGAAGTGAAATAACAGCCTACGAAGTGCGACTAAGTGTGGACACGCTTAGTGGAAACTCCAAATCTGTTTTGATGAAGTGAGTTAAACAGTTTTGAAAGAtcgactaagcgtgggcacgcttagtgaAAACTTCAAATCTATCCAATTTGAGCGTCCAAACAGATTTAGATGTTTCATTAAGCATGGCACGCATCGCAAAGCTTGAATAAAAacactaaaactaaaataaaatgaaacgaAAAAGAGAAGGGATAGAAATtcatgggttgcctcccatGCAGCGCTTTTCTTTAATGTTTTTGGCTAGACATTGTTGTGCCTCAACTTGAATAAGTTGGACACTTTAAatccacttcttctatgtaatGCACAAGGTGATGGTGTGGATTTAGGGGAACTTGGCAGTCCATTGATGACTTCTTccttgaacttattttgtcatgaaagacttttttcttgtaagttCTTCGACTCGATCTTTTGGAAATTGTTGTCTTGAATGCTCCTCTACCATTGAACATAGCATTTTTTTGCAATAAAGGATTAATAGAATcaatgagaaaaatagaatgcacatcattagaatatttcatggcaccatcaattttaaaactcataacctcattatcaaattccatAGAGAGAATTCTGGCATCAGcatcaattttggtttttgaggTTTTAAGGAATGGTCTTCCTAGCAAGATGGATGTAGAATTAGGAGAAATATCCCCCCTTATATCAAGCACATAAAAATCAACAGGAAAAACCAATTCATTAACTTGCACAAGTACATCCTCAAGAACTCCTTCGGGGTAGACTACAGAACGATCGGCAAGTTGAAGAAAGACCCCGGTTTCTTTCAATAGGCCAACATTCAAAAATTCATACATAGTAAGAGGCATAATATTGATAGAAGCACCTAAATCACACATTGCTTTTTCTATTccattttttccaattttgcaAGGGATAGAAAACGTACCTGGATCATTGCATTTTGGGGGTAATTTTCGTTGGAGAATTGCGGAGACGTTCTCCCCCATACTTACATGTTCGTTTATCTTGAGTTTACCTTTGCTAGTGCACAATTCTTTGAGAAATTTCGCGTATCGGGGTATTTGCTTGATGGCATCGAGCAGCGGGATGTTTACCTCCACTTTACGGAACGTTTCAAGGAtctctttttcctcctcttccttcttCCCTTTGGTGAATCTCTCTGGGAATGGTGGTCTAGTTACCAAAGGCTGCGGATGGTCCACTTCGTGTTTGGTTTGTTCTTGTTGgacctcaatttcttttttcggCTTTCTTTTCACACCGTGCCCACGTTTGGTGTCATCTTCGTTCACATGTTCCTGCAATTCTTTTCTACTACGAAGCGTAATAGCACTAACATTTTGTCTAGGGTTAATGACAGATTGAGAAGGTAGCTTACCTTGAGATTCTAGCTTACCAACAGACGATGCCAGCTGACTGATTTGAGATTCTAGATTTTGAATGCTCGCCTGGGTCTGTTGCTGAAATTGTTGGAAGCTCGCTTAGGTCTGTTGCTGGAATTGTTGGGTCTGTTGTTGGAATTGTTGTGTGTTGGTCACTAGTGCTTTCATCATGTCTTCAAGAGATGTGTTAGGCGTGGGGTTAGGCTGTGCAGGTGGTCGGTATTGGGGTTTTTGAAAGTGTTGGTTGCCGTAATTCAGATTCGGGTGGTCCCTCCATCCGGGGATGTATGTGTTGGAGAAGGGATCATATCTTCTTTGTTGTTGTCCGGCGAATCCTCCTACGGCGTCGGCATGTTCGGTAGTTAATTCTTGAAGAGTTGGGCACATGTCGGTAGCGTGCCCCGTTAAGGTGCAGATACCACATGCTTTGGCTTGTTGATAAGTATCTGCAACAACTTTTTCAACAACAGTTGTGAGTTGATTTAAACGTTCTTCAAGATTACTTACCTTGTTGCTTTTCCTAGGTGGATCATCGTGTCTAACCCCAAATTGTTGCGTGTTGGACGCCATAATCAAGATTAGTTTACGCGCCTAGGTGGGGGTTTTGTCGAACAATGCTCCGCCACTTGCCGCATCTATTAGTTTCCTATCCATATTTGATAGACCTTCATAGAAATACTGGATCAACAAGTGGTTCGGGATTTGATGATGGGGGAAACTTTCCACTAGTCGATTGAATCTTTCCTAATATTCGAAAAGACTTTCTCC comes from Sesamum indicum cultivar Zhongzhi No. 13 linkage group LG10, S_indicum_v1.0, whole genome shotgun sequence and encodes:
- the LOC105172102 gene encoding uncharacterized protein LOC105172102, producing the protein MASNTQQFGVRHDDPPRKSNKVSNLEERLNQLTTVVEKVVADTYQQAKACGICTLTGHATDMCPTLQELTTEHADAVGGFAGQQQRRYDPFSNTYIPGWRDHPNLNYGNQHFQKPQYRPPAQPNPTPNTSLEDMMKALQQTQASIQNLESQISQLASSVGKLESQGKLPSQSVINPRQNVSAITLRSRKELQEHVNEDDTKRGHGVKRKPKKEIEVQQEQTKHEVDHPQPLVTRPPFPERFTKGKKEEEEKEILETFRKVEVNIPLLDAIKQIPRYAKFLKELCTSKGKLKINEHVSMGENVSAILQRKLPPKCNDPETGVFLQLADRSVVYPEGVLEDVLVQVNELVFPVDFYVLDIRGDISPNSTSILLGRPFLKTSKTKIDADARILSMEFDNEEKYRLIQNDYQMKRKWDQEWNELKLGLATSRARPFLSSSSSNL